Genomic DNA from Arthrobacter sp. B1I2:
ACCCACGGTCCTTCGCGACGATGAGGGATATGTGGACTGGTCCTACATCAACCACTACGTGGGCAACAAGGTCGTGCTGCTTTGCAGCTTCGACGATCCCAATGACGCCATCGCGGCGGGCATCCTGGAACGTGCCTACCCGGGCCGGAGGGTGGAACTCGTGGATGCCAGGGACATCTTTGCCTTCGGCGGCGGCATCCACTGCATCACCCAGCAGCAGCCCGCGGCCAAGGACGGAGGGGCATTGTGAAGCTCGCCGAAACGCACGCCCCGGCGCCACTCGGGCATAACTTCGACGTCGTGGAGGCCAGCATTGCACAGCTCCGCCACGCCCTGGGGTCGGGCCAGGTGACCAGCGAGGAGCTGGTCCGGCTGTACCTCGAGCGCATCGAGAAGTATGACTCTTCTGGCATATGCCTGAACGCGCTCGTCGTCATAAACCCGGAAGCCATTGCCGAGGCACAGGCGTCGGACCGGCGCCGCGCTGCCGGCTTCACGCTCGGCCCCCTGGACGGCATCCCCTACACGGCCAAGGACAGCTACCAGGTGCGGGGGCTCACCGTGGCTGCCGGTTCACCGGCCTTCAAATACCTCGTGGCACAGGGGGACGCCTTTACCATCGAGCGGCTGCGCGCCGGCGGGGCGGTTCTGATCGGGCTCACCAACATGCCGCCCATGGCCAACGGAGGTATGCAGCGCGGGGTATATGGCAGGGCCGAGAGTCCCTATAACGCCGAGTACCTCACCGCGGCCTTCGCTTCCGGTTCGTCCAACGGCTCCGGTACGGCTACGGCCGCCAGCTTCGCGGCTTTCGGACTCGCCGAGGAAACCTGGTCCTCGGGGCGGGCGCCGGCGTCGAACAATGCCCTCTGCGCCTACACACCCTCGCGCGGCGTCATTTCCGTGCGGGGCAACTGGCCCCTGGTTCCCACCATGGACGTTGTGGTCCCGCACACCCGCACCATGGCGGACCTGCTGGAAGTCCTGGACGTGGTGGTGGCGGACGACGCCGAGGCACGCGGGGATTTCTGGCGCGTCCAACCCTGGATTCCGGTGCCCAAGGCATCCGCTGTCCGTCCGCCGTCGTACCGTGACCTGGCTGTCCCGAACGCTGCCGCTGCCGCAGGCGTGCTCGCGGGCCAACGGCTGGGCATCCCCCGCATGTACATCAACGCGGATCCGGAGGCAGGTACGGTGGACGCACCGGGCATCGGTGGCCCCACAGGGCAACGGATCGAGACCCGCACGTCCATCCTGGAACTGTGGGACGCGGCCCGCCGTGACCTGGAAGCCGCAGGTGCCGAGGTGGTGGAGGTGGACTTCCCCGTGGTGTCCAACTACGAAGGCGACCGGCCGGGCGCTCCCACCATCGCCACCCGAGGGCTCGTGTCCCCGGAGTACCTGCGGCGGGAGATTGTGGACCTGTCGGCCTGGGCATGGAATGACTTCCTCGATGCAAACGGTGACCCGCAGCTGAACCGCCTTGCCGACGTCGACGGCTCCGCCATCTTCCCCGCCCCCGAGGGAGCGCTGCCCGACCGCTACGACGGGTTCGATGACGACATCAGCGACTATCCCGGCTGGATCCGTGAACACGGCGTTCCCGTCCTGGCTGATATTCCGCACCTGCCTGAAGGCCTGGCGGGACTCGAGGAAACCCGCCGGGCGGACCTGGAGGAATGGATGGACCGGCTGGGCCTGGACGCCGTGGTGTTCCCCGCAGCCGCTGACGTGGCACCGGCAGATGCAGACACCAATGAACGCTCGGCGGACATCGCCTGGCGCAATGGCGTCTGGGTGGCCAATGGCAACCTGGTGCCCCGGCACCTCGGAATCCCCACCGTCACAGTTCCCATGGGCCTCGCAGCGGACATCAACATGCCGGTGGGCCTGACCCTCGCCGGCAGGGCCTACAGCGACACCAGCCTGCTCCGGCTGGCCGCGGCCTTTGAAGCCACGGGGAACCGACGCATTCCGCCGCCCCGGACTACGCGCCCAGGAGATTCGGAAAACTCCCGCCTGGTCAACGCCGACGCCTAACCACGGCCTCCTGGAAGGCCGCAAGAACCGGCAATTTAATCTATGGCGCGACTTCCCTTGACTGCTAAGCATACTTATCTTTAGGCTTGTTAATGGAAGCGCAATACAGATGTTTAACCCCGGGGCCTTCCCAAGGCCAATGCCCATCTCGACTAAAGCGACATTTGGGCGCCGAGCCGGTTGAGCCGCCTTCCCCCGCCGAAACGGCGGATGCCAAAAGAAGCAACCACAGAGACGCCCGGTCCCCTGCGCCATGTGCATCAGCACGGCCTTCAGCAGCCCAAGAGCTAATAATGGACTGCCTGATAGGGGTACGAGGGCCGATATCAAGGGAGCGAAACTATGTCAGTTCTGAAGAAAGCCACCGTCGCAGCCGCTGGAAGCCTGTTCCTGATGGGCGCCGTTGCCGGACCTTCCCAGGCCGCAAACAACAACACTTTGAATGATGGCCTCGTGAATGTCACTGTCGGCGACATCACCGTCGAGGATGCTGTTGACGTCAATGTAGCCGCCAGTGTCGCAGCAAATCTCTGCGATGTCGCGGACATCGGCTCGATCGCGGTTCTCGGCGAAGCAGTGGATGCCACCGGCAACGCGGTAACCGTCTGCGATGCCGCGACGGGTCCAGTTCGCATTATCAACAACTAGCAGGCGCGAGCGATGAGGAACGAGCCACAGCACACGTAGCCGTCTTTCCTCTTTCCGATCGCGCGAAGAGCCCTGGCCACCGGCCGGGGCTCTTTCGCGTGCACCGGCCAAACCCTAGCCCCTGGATCTACCCTCCGGTCCCCTGTTGGTCTTCAACTACCTCTCCCCCACCACTAGAGACCACGAACTGGCAAAGGCCTGGTTCAAGAACATGCCCTCTACCGGAGTCGAAGGACATGACACGAGTCGCCGCTTCGTTGATGGCTCAAGTGATTCCGGCACTCCTCGTGGCCGGCCTCCTGGGCCCGCTAATGCTGGGCTTCAGGGTTTCAATGGCCGGAGCAGTTCCACTTTGCCAGCCAAGTGATCACCGTGGTGATCGCCGAAGCCGCCTGCCTCTACTACGCCGTTAGTAAGGAGACAATGCCCAGGGTTGGGCAGGTTTAGTCGGCCTCCGCACGCTGCATCTGCTCTCCGGGATCGTCGTCACAGTAGGAGAGGCCGCAGCGGATACTCTGGACGCAGTGACTCTTTCGCATCGTCTTTGATTTCCGGCCGACCGCAGTTCCCGTCAAGCGGTACAGGAACGCCGTGCGCCCAGGAGGGGATCCCAACTATGGGTTCCCCTCCTTCCCGCACCCCAATCGGAACCGCCTTCGGGAGCCATCATGAAACCCACCGCCCCTTCCTCCTCTGCCACCTTCCCCGGCCAGGCTTCCCTCCGTCCTGACTGCTCACAGTGCTTTGCCCTGTGCTGCACGGCCTTCGGATTCACCCGCTCGGCCGACTTCGCCATCGACAAGCCTCCGGCGACGCCATGCCCCAACCTGGCCGGAGACTTTTCCTGCACCATCCACAATCGGCTCCGGCCCCGCGGTTTTACCGGCTGCACCGTTTTTGACTGCTTTGGTGCGGGCCAGGCCGTCAGCCAGCGCCTGTTCGACGGCGTCAGCTGGCGGGAAGACCCGGAATCGGCGCCGGACATGTTCGCCGCCTTCAAAGTCCTGCGCCAGCTGCACGAAATGCTGTGGCTCCTTGCCGAGGCCGGGGCCAAGGCCTACAGCCCGGATACGGCCGACGGTGTGCGCCACCTGCACGCCAAGGTCCGGGAGATAGCTGAGGGCGACCTTAAAGCGGTCCTCGCCGCCGACGTCGAGCTCCTCCATGGGAAAGTCGGCGCGGCACTGCAGGAGGTCAGCGAGGAGATCCGCGCGGGCTTCTTCGGTAACGGCCCACACCTGGCCCGCCTGGCACCCGGTGCTGACCTCGCCGGCGCAAACCTGCGCGGCCAGCAGCTGTGCGGGGCGGATCTTCGCGGCGCATGCCTCATCGGCGCCGACCTGCGGGGCGCGGACCTGACGGCAACGGACCTCCTGGGCGCAGACCTGCGGGATGCAAGGTTCGACGGCGCCGACCTCACCGGTGCGCTCTTCCTCACCCAGGCCCAAGTCACCGCAGCCCACGGCAGCAGCTCCACACGGCTCCCCGCCGGGCTTGATCGACCCGGGCACTGGACGCCGGCCAGCCTTGCTGCCTTCGCCCGGAGCATGGAAGCGCCTTGACAGTGACGATTGTTAGCGCTGACAGTTGGAGGAAACCGACGTCAAGCGAAAGCCACTCAATGAAGAACTGGGCAGGAAACCTCGAATACTCCTCCGCGGACGTCCGGCGCCCGGAATCCGTAGCGGAACTGGCGGACATTGTGGCCGGCTCGCCGCGGATCAAGGCCCTGGGCTCCCGGCACTCCTTCAACCGCGTGGGGGACACGGACGGCGTACACGTTCTCCTCGACGCCCTGCCGCAGCGGGTGGAGCTGGATGCCGCACGGGGAACCGTACGGGTGAGCGGCGGCGTGAGCTACGGGGCCTTGTGCCGGACCCTCGAGGAGTCCGGTGTTGCCATCCACAATCTGGCCTCGCTGCCCCACATCTCGGTGGCCGGTGCGGTGCAGACCGGGACGCACGGCTCCGGCGTGGACAACCCTTCCCTTGCCGGTGCCGTGGAATCCATCGACGTGGTCCGGGCCTCCGGAGAACAGGTCACGCTTACCCGCGCGGACGGGGACGAGTTTTTTGCCAGCGTGGTGGGCATCGGGGCCCTGGGCATTGTCACCGGCCTGGAACTCGCCGTGCGTCCCAGCTTCAGGATGCGCCAGCGCGTCCTCGAGGATCTCCCCTGGGACAACGCCCTGGCGGAGTTCAGCGCCATCGTGTCCAGCGCCTACAGCGTGAGCCTGTTTACGGACTACGCCGGCGAGAGCATCAACCAGGTCTGGCTCAAAGCACTCGATGAGGAGCAACCACTCCCCAACCTGTTTGGCGCCACGGCAGCCCTCCGGCCACGGCACCCGCTGCCGGACATGTCCGCCGAGAACTGCACAGCGCAGATGGACGAACCCGGGCTGTGGCTGGACCGGCTGCCGCACTTCCGGCACGAGTTCACTCCCAGCAATGGGGATGAGCTCCAGAGCGAATTCATTCTTCCCCTGGAGCACGCCCCCGCCGCCCTCCAGGCCGTCCGGGGGCTGGCCGAACACCTCGCACCCCTGCTGTTCGTCTCGGAGATCCGCACAGGCGCTGCCGACGAATTCTGGCTCAGCCCGTTCTACCGGCAGCAGAGTGTGGCGCTGCACTTCACCTGGAAACCGCTGCAGCCCGAGGTGGAAGCCGTCCTTCCGGTCCTGGAGGACGCCCTGCGGCCCTTCGGGGCCCGGCCGCATTGGGGCAAGCTGTTCACCCCTGACGGACATGACTGGGAGAAGCTGTACCCGCGCTTCGCCGACTTCCGTTCCTTTGCTGCCGCTCACGATCCCGAAGGGAAGTTCCGGAACGGACTCCTGGACAGCATCCTGGGCGTCCCGGCCCGCCGGTAGGCACCGCCGGTACGCTGGGGGCATGACCTTTCGCGCCGCCGTCGTTACTGCCGCTTCCCTGTCCACCGCCCTGTTGCTGCTGACCGGCTGCGGCCCAGTGGAGGAGGCTGCGGGCAACGCGGCCAGCGATGCCGCCTCCAAGGTTGCCTCCGCCGCCGCCCAGGAAGTCAACCGGCAAATTTGCGCCGTGGTGCAGGACGGACTGGTCAGCGTGGAGGACAAGCAGGCGCTTGCCGGCCTGGTTTCCGCCGCACGGACGGCAGGGGTTCCGGCGGAAATTACGACGCCGTTGGGCCAGATTGCGGAGGCCGGGGACCAGGTGCCAACAGACTCCGTCCGGGCCCTGAAAGACGCCTGCCAGGCCTGACGGGGAAGTCCCACCCAACCCCTTTAGCCGCCGCCGTCTTGGTGCTACGGTGAAGTGACGAACTAGTAAGCCTGTGATACTAAATCACGCGCGAAGGAGATCGTCATGGCAGAACGCGGCAATACCACCCACGGCCAAAATCTGGACGACCAGATGAAGCATGAAACGCAGGGGGTGGTGCACGGAAACCAACCGCCTCACGCAGAGGAATGGCGCGAAACGGAACCGTTTCCCGACGAAACAGACCCCGTCGAGGTGCAGGAAGCCCTGAACCCGGTCGCCTCACCGGACTCCCTGACCGATGAGGAGGGGGAACAGTGACCACCAGCCTGCAAAAATACGCCGACCTCTACCGCCTCCCCGGACCTTGGTGCACGGCCTACGTGGACGCCGGCACCGGAACGGTGGACACCCTGGAAGCCGGGGACGTTCGGCCAGGAAACATGCGGGCCCAACTCGAAGCACAGGGGGCAACGTCCGCTGATGCGGATGCCATGGAACAGGCCCTGAAACCGGCAACGGGGGTGCCCTCCCCCGTGTCCAGGTTCGTCCTGGTCCATGGCGGAAAGGCCGAAGTCAACGAGGTACTTCCGGGCGAACTCGTCCTGCCCGAGAGGCTGGCGGTTGAGCCCGTCCCGGACCTGCTGCCACTGCTGAAACACCGGCCCGAAGAGTTCACGTACGTTGTGGCTGAGGTCAGCCGGGAGCACGGCGAAATCCGGTTGTACCGTGCCGGAGCCGGTGGTCCCACGAGCGTGCAGGAGGTGGAGGGCGAGTCCGAGCACATTAAGAAGTTTCAGGGCGGGGGCTGGTCGCACCTGCGGTTCCAGCACCACACCGAGGACGTTTGGCGCCGGAATGCAGACGAAGTGGCAGGCGAAATCGACAGGCTGGTCGGTACCAGCGGTGCCCGGCTGGTTGTCCTCGCCGGCGATATCCATGCCCGCGGACTGGTCCAGGAGCAGCTTTCCAAGGCCACCCAGGCACTGGTGTCAATCGTCGACTCCCATACGCATACGGCCGGGGCGGACAGCACCAAACTGGAGGACCAGGTCAACCAGCGGGTGGCCGAGGTGTGGGCCGAGGAGCAGCAGGCTGTCATGGACAGGCTGGCGGTCCAGGAAGGCCAGGCAAATCCGGAAGCTGCCCACGGCGTCGGAGCCGTGGTCCATGCACTCCAACAGGCGCAGGTGGAGGTCCTGATCCTCGATGACGCGGCCTTGTCCGGGCGGACCATGCTGGCCCTGGACGCCGAGCCCTGGATCGCCACAGCGAAGGAGGAAGCCCTGGCGGCAGGAATTTTGGGGGACGTTCCGGCCCCTGCCGCGCTGCTGAGGGCGGCGGCCCTGACTGACGCCCGCGTCCTCCTGGTTCCGGGCCCGGTCCTGCCTGAGGGCGTAGCTGTTGCGGCACTGCTCCGCTGGTCCTCGGGACCCGACGTGCCGTCGTCGTAATCACCCTTTCGGCCCGTCCACGCAGGAATCCATCGATTGGAAGGAGCACCATGAGCACTGCAGATGAAAACCCGGATGACGTCCTCGACACCGTGATAGTTCCGGAGGAGGATGCCCTTCCGAACCCCACCCGCAGCGGTCACGGCAAGATGCCGGAGGACGTCGACGACGACGTTTACCAGAGGGCAGTCGAACAGGAACGGGTTGCCGCGGGCCTCGCCGACTATGCCGCGAGCGACGTTCCGCCGGCGACGGATCCTTTGCCCCCGGAGGCATCCGACGCCGCCGACTTGGCGCAACGGGGCCTGCTGGAGGAAGAGCAGGAAGAGCAGGGTTAACAACGAAGCAGTGGCCGGTCCGAAGGGTCCGGCCACTGCTTTGTTGTTACCGTCAGTTCTGGCGCGGCTGCTCCCACCCGCGCAGGCCGCCTGCCCGCCCGGCCTGCGACCGGTGCCCGTGGCCGGCCCGGTGTTCGGGCGGGGCAAACGGGACAACGCCGGTGTCACGGCTGAGCGGTACGGCGCGGACAAACTTCGTAAGCTCCTCCCGGAGCGCCTTCCAAGCGATGTCCGGATCGTCCGGATAGGCGCTGATCTCGGCCTGCCGTGCGGCTTCGACGGCAGCCGCACCGGCATCCGTGAGCTCCACCTTCAGCTGCCGGCGGTCCGAGGCGTGGCGGGTCCTGGTAATCAGTCCCGTGTTTTCAAGCCGGGTAAGGACCCGGCCCAATGTCTGGCTTTGGACCCTGATGGCGTCGGCGAGCTGTTCCTGGTTCAGTGGGCCCCCCGTAAGGCCTTCCAGTGCAATGACTGCCGCACGGGTGAGGCCAAGGGGGGCCAGTGCATCGTCCTGCCGCCGCTGGATGAGCCGTGCCGCCAAAGTGATAAGGCGGTAGCTGCTCCGGGCGTCCGGATCGAGATTGCTGGTCATCGGCCGCGGCCTTCCTGTAGGTGGCGAAGTGCTGGTCACCCTGCGTCGCTACACCCCTACAATAAGCATGCTTAGCAACCTATTCGCAAGTAGGCTTACTATCCCATCGCCGCATCACCTCGTCCCAGGCACCCTGAAACCCCAACCGTAAAGCGCTACCCCCTTGCATTCGAAATACAAAGTGTGCTTAGTATCTAATTAGTAACCATGCTTACTAAGTTGCCAGCACAGCTGGTTCTTGATCGCCAGCCAACCCTTTCTGGAAGAGAGTGATGATGACAGAGAACCAATGGCCCCAGACCCCGCGTACCGCCGCCGACCCGGCCGTAGCAGATCCCTACGGCGCAACGGAGGTGGACCCCCTGCAGGCCACCTACCCGGCTGACTCGGGCGATGCGTCCAAGACCCAGGCGGCCAAGGAAGAGGCTTCCAACGTGGCCGGAGAGGCCGCGTCTGCCGCCCAGGGCGTTGCCCAAACTGCCAAGAGTGAGGCCGCGAACGTGGCCCACGAGGCGAAAACCAACGCGCAGGACCTCCTGCACCAGGCCAGGTCGGGACTGACCAGCCAGGCGGGCACGCAGCAGCAGAAGGCAGCGGAGGGCATCCGCAGCATTTCGAGCCAGCTGCAGAGCATGGCCAGTGCCCCGGACCAGCAGGGCATGGCTTCGGACCTCGTCCGGCAGGCGGCCGAGCGGACCTCCTCGATGGCGTCCTGGCTGGAGAACCGGGAGCCGGGTGACCTCCTGAACGAGGTCCAGCGGTTCGCCCGCAACCGTCCCGGAACGTTCCTGCTCCTCGCCGCCGGCGCCGGCGTCCTGGCCGGACGACTCACCCGCGGCCTCACCGCAGGCGCCCCCGAGTCCCAGGGGCAGGTCCAGGCAACGGGCCAGCGCCGCGCCGTGCAGTCTCCGCCGGCAGCACCGCTGCACCAGGAGACCGTATACGCCGCCGGTACCGATGACCTCTTTAGTGAGCCGACGGTGGGCAGCGCAACCCCGGTGTCCACCAGCACCCTGCCCTCGGGTACGGCCCAGGACTCCCCGCTTCGATTCGAGGACGACCCCTACCGGGCGGAAAACGGCGTGTACAGCGGTGACGAGGAGTTCGGCACGGAAGGCACCTCCGGGACTGGCCGTCACGGCCAGACGGGTGGTTTGTGATGAGTAGCCAGATTCCCGAGATGCCGCCCAGTGAGGCGCATGTGAAAGCGGACAACGCGTCCCTGGGTGAGTTGCTCGGTGACGTGACCCGGGACCTGTCCACCCTGATGCGCCAGGAAGTGGAACTGGCCAAGGCCGAACTGAAACAAACCACTTCCCGCGCAGGCAAAGGCGCCGGCATGCTCGCCGGCGCCGGCGTCGGCGGACACTTCGTCCTGCTCTTCCTGTCCCTGGCCCTAATGTGGGCCCTGGGCGCCATCATGCCCCTGGGCTGGTCCGCGCTGATCGTCGCCGTGATCTGGGGCATCATCGCCGCGGTCCTGGCCTCCATGGGCCGCAAGGAACTCAAGCAGATCAAGGGCATGCCCCAAACAGGCGAAACCCTCTCAGAAATTCCCCCAACCCTAAAACCAGGTGAGGTAAACCGATGAGCGAAAACCCTGACGTCATCCGCGCAGACATAGAAGCCACCCGGGCACGCCTGGGCACCAACGTGGACGCCGTGGCCGACAAGGTCACCCCGTCCAACATCGTCCACCGCCAAACCGACAAAGTGAAGGGCGCCGTGAGCGGGGTGAAGGAGAAAATCATGGGAGCAGCAGACACCGCCACCACCAAGGTCCACGACACCACCAGCACCGGTGCCGGGAACACCACCAACGCCATGCACTCCGCCGGGGACAGCCTGCACCAGGCCGGGGACACCGTCTCGGCCAGACTCTCCGACGCCGGCCAGGCCGTCTCCGCCGCCCCGGACCAGGTCAAAGCCAAAACCCAGGGCAACCCTCTGGCCGCCGGGCTGATCGCGTTCGGCGCCGGACTGCTGGTCTCCTCACTGATCCCGCCGAGCCAGAAGGAACGCGAAGCCGCGGACCAGCTCAAAACCGCAGCCCAGCCCCTGGCCACCCAGGTCACCGACGCCGCGAAAACCATGGCCCAGGACCTCAAGGAACCAGCCCAGGAAGCCATGGAAAACGTCAAGGCCACCGCCACCGACGCCGCCCAAAACGTCAAGACCGAAGGCCAGCAAGCCGCCACCGACGTCAAAGACCGCGCCACAGACGCCAAAGACAACGTCCAAAACACCTAGCCCGAGGGCATAAACCCAAGGACTAGAGCAAAGCCGGCTCCGCACCCTGCGGACCGGCTTTGCTGCTGCACTGGGCTATAAATGCCAACCCGCAGAACCCGCTAGCGTTTACCCTTCTTGCGTGAACCCCGGCCGCGGCCCTTGTCCGGGTTCGGCGCGTAACGCTGGGCCACCTTGGGCGCCTTCCTGGCTCCCGTGCCCCGGCGGTCCGGCTTGGGTTCCTTCTTCACCTTCTCCGGCTGGGCCGAAGGCTGGCGTGAGCTTTGGGCAGTGCGGCCGCGCACGATGCCGATGAATTCCTCCAGCACCTCATCCGTGGCGTCCGTGGGCCAGGCCAATGCAATTTCGGTTCCATCCGCGCCGGCGAGCCTGCGCGCCACCGTGTCTTTGACGTTGAAGTGGCGGGCCACCGACATGGGGAGGATCACCAGACCGGTGCCGGCAGCAACCACCTGGAGCGCGGTTTCCGGGCCGCCCAGGGCGGCAACATCGAGGAACGATTCCTGCGCCAGGTCAGCGAGGGCTACCTCCTCGAAAACCGAAATCTCGTGGCCCTTCGGCGCCACCACCACCGGCTGTTCCTCGTAGAGGGGAATGACGCTGAGCCCCTCGCGCTCTACGGGAAGGCGGACGAAGCCTATGTCCGCCTTGCCCTCCCGCAGCGCCTCGAGCTGGCCGCCGTCGTCGACCATAAATGCCTGAAGGGGAATATGCGGCATGCGCTCTTCCCAGCGGCGGATCCACTTGCCCGGCGTTGCCCCGGCCACGTAGGCGATGCGCAGCACCCGGGGCGCCGCCTCATCCGGATCGGCTTGGGCATCAGGTGTGGGGGTATTGTCGGCAGGCACGTCTTCACAGTACCCGCCGCCCGGATACCCTTGAAGCATGACCTCTGCAAACTCCCAGTCCATGAAGCCGGCCACCGTTGCCAAGAAACTTGGCATCTACCTGCCTGCTACGCCGCAGGAGTTCCAGGATTCAACCATCACCCGCGAGGCTTTCGCTGAGCTCCAGGCCAACCCGCCGGAATGGCTCGCCGAGCTGCGCCGCAACGGCCCGCACCCCCGGCCCGTGGTTGCCCAGAAGCTGAACGTCTCTGTCAGCGGCCTGGCCCGCGGCGGCGTGGAGGAAGCCCTCACGACGGCGGAAATCACCGCGCTGCTGCAGGCTCCGCCGCAGTGGCTGGTCACCGAACGCGCCACGCACGCCGCGGTGCGCGCGGAAGCCCAGCGGGTCAAGGAAGAGGCCGCGAAGAAGCAAGCCAAGAAGGACCGCGCCCAGGCGAAGTAGCTTCACCAGCGACTATCAGAGGCTT
This window encodes:
- a CDS encoding amidase, yielding MKLAETHAPAPLGHNFDVVEASIAQLRHALGSGQVTSEELVRLYLERIEKYDSSGICLNALVVINPEAIAEAQASDRRRAAGFTLGPLDGIPYTAKDSYQVRGLTVAAGSPAFKYLVAQGDAFTIERLRAGGAVLIGLTNMPPMANGGMQRGVYGRAESPYNAEYLTAAFASGSSNGSGTATAASFAAFGLAEETWSSGRAPASNNALCAYTPSRGVISVRGNWPLVPTMDVVVPHTRTMADLLEVLDVVVADDAEARGDFWRVQPWIPVPKASAVRPPSYRDLAVPNAAAAAGVLAGQRLGIPRMYINADPEAGTVDAPGIGGPTGQRIETRTSILELWDAARRDLEAAGAEVVEVDFPVVSNYEGDRPGAPTIATRGLVSPEYLRREIVDLSAWAWNDFLDANGDPQLNRLADVDGSAIFPAPEGALPDRYDGFDDDISDYPGWIREHGVPVLADIPHLPEGLAGLEETRRADLEEWMDRLGLDAVVFPAAADVAPADADTNERSADIAWRNGVWVANGNLVPRHLGIPTVTVPMGLAADINMPVGLTLAGRAYSDTSLLRLAAAFEATGNRRIPPPRTTRPGDSENSRLVNADA
- a CDS encoding pentapeptide repeat-containing protein; protein product: MKPTAPSSSATFPGQASLRPDCSQCFALCCTAFGFTRSADFAIDKPPATPCPNLAGDFSCTIHNRLRPRGFTGCTVFDCFGAGQAVSQRLFDGVSWREDPESAPDMFAAFKVLRQLHEMLWLLAEAGAKAYSPDTADGVRHLHAKVREIAEGDLKAVLAADVELLHGKVGAALQEVSEEIRAGFFGNGPHLARLAPGADLAGANLRGQQLCGADLRGACLIGADLRGADLTATDLLGADLRDARFDGADLTGALFLTQAQVTAAHGSSSTRLPAGLDRPGHWTPASLAAFARSMEAP
- a CDS encoding D-arabinono-1,4-lactone oxidase, with the translated sequence MKNWAGNLEYSSADVRRPESVAELADIVAGSPRIKALGSRHSFNRVGDTDGVHVLLDALPQRVELDAARGTVRVSGGVSYGALCRTLEESGVAIHNLASLPHISVAGAVQTGTHGSGVDNPSLAGAVESIDVVRASGEQVTLTRADGDEFFASVVGIGALGIVTGLELAVRPSFRMRQRVLEDLPWDNALAEFSAIVSSAYSVSLFTDYAGESINQVWLKALDEEQPLPNLFGATAALRPRHPLPDMSAENCTAQMDEPGLWLDRLPHFRHEFTPSNGDELQSEFILPLEHAPAALQAVRGLAEHLAPLLFVSEIRTGAADEFWLSPFYRQQSVALHFTWKPLQPEVEAVLPVLEDALRPFGARPHWGKLFTPDGHDWEKLYPRFADFRSFAAAHDPEGKFRNGLLDSILGVPARR
- a CDS encoding baeRF2 domain-containing protein, whose translation is MTTSLQKYADLYRLPGPWCTAYVDAGTGTVDTLEAGDVRPGNMRAQLEAQGATSADADAMEQALKPATGVPSPVSRFVLVHGGKAEVNEVLPGELVLPERLAVEPVPDLLPLLKHRPEEFTYVVAEVSREHGEIRLYRAGAGGPTSVQEVEGESEHIKKFQGGGWSHLRFQHHTEDVWRRNADEVAGEIDRLVGTSGARLVVLAGDIHARGLVQEQLSKATQALVSIVDSHTHTAGADSTKLEDQVNQRVAEVWAEEQQAVMDRLAVQEGQANPEAAHGVGAVVHALQQAQVEVLILDDAALSGRTMLALDAEPWIATAKEEALAAGILGDVPAPAALLRAAALTDARVLLVPGPVLPEGVAVAALLRWSSGPDVPSS
- a CDS encoding MarR family winged helix-turn-helix transcriptional regulator; the protein is MTSNLDPDARSSYRLITLAARLIQRRQDDALAPLGLTRAAVIALEGLTGGPLNQEQLADAIRVQSQTLGRVLTRLENTGLITRTRHASDRRQLKVELTDAGAAAVEAARQAEISAYPDDPDIAWKALREELTKFVRAVPLSRDTGVVPFAPPEHRAGHGHRSQAGRAGGLRGWEQPRQN
- a CDS encoding phage holin family protein — translated: MSSQIPEMPPSEAHVKADNASLGELLGDVTRDLSTLMRQEVELAKAELKQTTSRAGKGAGMLAGAGVGGHFVLLFLSLALMWALGAIMPLGWSALIVAVIWGIIAAVLASMGRKELKQIKGMPQTGETLSEIPPTLKPGEVNR
- a CDS encoding DUF3618 domain-containing protein — encoded protein: MSENPDVIRADIEATRARLGTNVDAVADKVTPSNIVHRQTDKVKGAVSGVKEKIMGAADTATTKVHDTTSTGAGNTTNAMHSAGDSLHQAGDTVSARLSDAGQAVSAAPDQVKAKTQGNPLAAGLIAFGAGLLVSSLIPPSQKEREAADQLKTAAQPLATQVTDAAKTMAQDLKEPAQEAMENVKATATDAAQNVKTEGQQAATDVKDRATDAKDNVQNT
- a CDS encoding LysR family substrate-binding domain-containing protein; its protein translation is MAGFMDWEFAEVMLQGYPGGGYCEDVPADNTPTPDAQADPDEAAPRVLRIAYVAGATPGKWIRRWEERMPHIPLQAFMVDDGGQLEALREGKADIGFVRLPVEREGLSVIPLYEEQPVVVAPKGHEISVFEEVALADLAQESFLDVAALGGPETALQVVAAGTGLVILPMSVARHFNVKDTVARRLAGADGTEIALAWPTDATDEVLEEFIGIVRGRTAQSSRQPSAQPEKVKKEPKPDRRGTGARKAPKVAQRYAPNPDKGRGRGSRKKGKR
- a CDS encoding DUF5997 family protein, whose amino-acid sequence is MTSANSQSMKPATVAKKLGIYLPATPQEFQDSTITREAFAELQANPPEWLAELRRNGPHPRPVVAQKLNVSVSGLARGGVEEALTTAEITALLQAPPQWLVTERATHAAVRAEAQRVKEEAAKKQAKKDRAQAK